Proteins co-encoded in one Klebsiella michiganensis genomic window:
- a CDS encoding lipoprotein has translation MGKQKRWAGVCIAAALLAACSSNDESQQPVNQAPQPAVCNGPVVEISGAEPRYEPLNPSVNQDYQNNGKSYKIVQNPANFSQAGFAAIYDAEPGSNLTASGEAFDPNALTAAHPTLPIPSYARITNLANGRMIVVRINDRGPYGNDRAISLSRAAADRLNTSNNTKVRIDPIIVAQDGTMSGPGTACTTIAKQTYALPARPDLSGGMGSASSPAQPAAPQGDVRAISNSTLQSADTTGAPVQSSGFLGAPTPLAAGVIETQDTAATAAATPATQQPVAAAAAAAPTPPVAPQPAPIVEQPAPAVSAPVTAPGSTQGHVQRSAAAASAPASSGRYVVQVGAVSDGARASQWQQKLSQQFGVPGAVSHNGAVYRVQLGPFSSRNEATALQQRLMSEAQQQSFVTNAPAM, from the coding sequence ATGGGTAAGCAAAAACGGTGGGCTGGCGTCTGCATCGCAGCAGCGTTACTGGCAGCATGTTCGTCAAATGATGAGAGTCAGCAGCCGGTTAATCAGGCGCCACAGCCGGCCGTGTGCAACGGCCCAGTCGTGGAAATCAGCGGCGCTGAGCCACGCTACGAACCGCTGAATCCATCAGTTAACCAGGATTACCAGAACAACGGCAAAAGCTACAAAATTGTTCAGAATCCGGCAAACTTCAGCCAGGCTGGTTTCGCGGCTATCTACGACGCTGAGCCCGGTAGCAATCTGACCGCCTCTGGCGAGGCGTTCGATCCTAATGCGTTGACCGCAGCGCACCCTACGCTGCCTATTCCAAGCTACGCCAGAATCACTAATCTCGCGAATGGTCGCATGATTGTGGTCCGTATCAACGACCGCGGCCCCTACGGCAACGACCGGGCTATCTCGCTCTCCCGCGCGGCGGCAGACAGACTGAACACCTCGAACAATACCAAAGTCCGTATCGACCCCATCATTGTTGCGCAGGACGGCACAATGTCTGGCCCGGGTACGGCCTGTACAACTATCGCCAAGCAGACCTATGCGCTGCCGGCCCGGCCGGATCTTAGCGGCGGCATGGGCAGCGCCTCCTCCCCGGCTCAGCCAGCGGCACCACAGGGTGACGTACGCGCTATCAGCAACTCGACGCTGCAAAGCGCAGATACCACTGGCGCGCCGGTTCAGAGCAGCGGTTTTCTGGGCGCCCCTACGCCACTTGCGGCAGGCGTGATAGAAACGCAAGATACCGCAGCCACGGCGGCGGCAACCCCCGCGACACAACAGCCTGTTGCAGCGGCAGCCGCCGCAGCGCCCACGCCGCCTGTAGCCCCACAACCGGCCCCGATTGTTGAGCAGCCGGCCCCTGCCGTTTCTGCCCCAGTAACCGCGCCAGGTTCGACGCAAGGCCACGTCCAGCGCAGTGCGGCTGCAGCAAGTGCGCCGGCCAGCAGCGGGCGCTATGTTGTTCAGGTTGGGGCAGTCAGCGACGGCGCGCGCGCCAGCCAGTGGCAGCAGAAGCTCAGCCAGCAGTTTGGTGTCCCAGGCGCAGTGTCTCATAACGGCGCCGTGTACCGCGTTCAGCTTGGCCCGTTCAGCAGCCGCAATGAAGCCACAGCCCTGCAGCAGCGCCTGATGTCGGAAGCGCAACAGCAGTCATTTGTGACTAACGCTCCCGCTATGTAA